The following proteins are encoded in a genomic region of Synechococcus sp. CBW1002:
- the groL gene encoding chaperonin GroEL (60 kDa chaperone family; promotes refolding of misfolded polypeptides especially under stressful conditions; forms two stacked rings of heptamers to form a barrel-shaped 14mer; ends can be capped by GroES; misfolded proteins enter the barrel where they are refolded when GroES binds) — MAKLIQFADQSRESLERGVNALADAVRVTIGPKGRNVVLEKKFGAPDIVNDGVTIARDIELEDPFENIGAKLIQQVAAKTKDKAGDGTTTATVLAQSMVREGMKNVAAGASPVQLRRGMEQAVALVVSGIAARAQSVAGDAIRQVATVSSGNDDEVGGMIAKAMDTVSADGVITVEESKSLATELEITEGMAFDRGYSSPYFVTDQERLECVYENALLLITDRKVSSVADLVPVLEAVARSGRPLVILAEEVDGEALATLVVNKNRGVLQVAAVRAPGFGDRRKAMLEDIAILTGATVVSEDRAMSLEAVTLADLGTARRITITKDSTTLVATDDHRQAVVDRVAAIKRELDATDSEYDCEKLNERIAKLAGGVAVIKVGAPTETELRNRKLRIEDALNATRAAIEEGIIPGGGFTLLQLASELDGLLASSSGDARTGVAIVQHALGEPARQIAVNAGADGSVVTSECLSRGQGYNAATGSYEDLLAAGIVDAAKVVRLALQDAVSIAALLITTEAVIADKPEPAAASPGGDMGGMGGMGGMGMPGMGGMGMPGMGGMGMPGMM, encoded by the coding sequence ATGGCCAAATTGATCCAGTTCGCCGATCAATCGCGCGAATCTCTGGAACGGGGGGTCAATGCCCTGGCCGACGCCGTGAGGGTCACGATCGGTCCGAAGGGCCGCAACGTCGTGCTGGAGAAGAAGTTCGGCGCTCCGGACATCGTCAATGACGGTGTCACCATCGCCCGGGACATCGAACTCGAGGATCCCTTCGAGAACATCGGCGCCAAGCTGATTCAGCAGGTGGCCGCCAAGACCAAGGACAAGGCCGGTGACGGCACCACCACGGCCACGGTGCTGGCCCAGTCGATGGTGCGGGAAGGCATGAAGAATGTGGCCGCTGGCGCCAGCCCGGTGCAGCTGCGCCGCGGCATGGAGCAGGCCGTTGCCCTGGTCGTGAGCGGCATCGCCGCCCGTGCCCAGTCGGTGGCGGGAGACGCCATCCGCCAGGTGGCCACCGTGAGCTCCGGCAACGACGACGAAGTGGGCGGCATGATCGCCAAAGCCATGGACACGGTGAGCGCCGACGGGGTGATCACCGTGGAGGAGTCGAAATCCCTGGCCACCGAACTGGAGATCACCGAAGGCATGGCCTTCGATCGGGGCTACAGCTCCCCCTACTTCGTGACCGACCAGGAGCGGCTGGAGTGCGTCTATGAGAATGCCCTCCTGCTGATCACCGACCGCAAGGTGAGCAGCGTCGCCGATCTGGTGCCGGTGCTGGAGGCCGTGGCCCGCAGTGGCCGGCCCCTGGTGATCCTGGCCGAGGAGGTGGACGGTGAGGCCCTGGCCACCCTGGTGGTGAACAAGAACCGCGGCGTGCTGCAGGTGGCGGCCGTGCGGGCTCCCGGCTTCGGCGATCGCCGCAAGGCCATGCTGGAAGACATCGCCATCCTCACCGGCGCCACCGTGGTGAGCGAGGACAGGGCCATGAGCCTCGAGGCGGTGACCCTCGCGGACCTGGGAACGGCCCGCCGGATCACGATCACCAAGGACAGCACCACTCTTGTGGCGACCGATGATCACCGCCAGGCGGTGGTCGACCGGGTGGCCGCGATCAAGCGCGAACTCGATGCCACCGACTCCGAGTACGACTGTGAAAAGCTCAACGAGCGGATCGCCAAACTCGCCGGCGGCGTGGCGGTGATCAAGGTGGGAGCCCCCACCGAAACCGAACTGCGCAACCGCAAGCTGCGCATCGAGGATGCCCTCAATGCCACCCGTGCGGCGATCGAGGAGGGCATCATTCCCGGGGGCGGCTTCACCCTTCTTCAGCTGGCCTCGGAGCTCGATGGCCTGCTGGCGAGCAGCAGCGGCGATGCTCGAACCGGTGTGGCGATCGTGCAGCACGCCCTGGGTGAGCCGGCGCGTCAGATTGCGGTCAACGCCGGTGCCGATGGTTCGGTGGTGACCTCCGAGTGCCTGAGCCGGGGTCAGGGCTACAACGCCGCCACGGGTAGTTACGAGGATCTTCTGGCCGCTGGCATCGTCGATGCCGCCAAGGTGGTTCGTCTCGCCCTGCAGGATGCGGTGTCGATCGCAGCGCTGCTGATCACCACTGAAGCGGTGATCGCCGACAAGCCCGAGCCCGCTGCTGCCTCCCCTGGTGGCGACATGGGTGGCATGGGCGGAATGGGCGGTATGGGCATGCCCGGCATGGGCGGCATGGGGATGCCCGGCATGGGCGGCATGGGGATGCCCGGCATGATGTGA
- a CDS encoding N-acetylmannosamine-6-phosphate 2-epimerase — translation MTSTSAAAFDPLSVRSVPGRSALAGGLIVSVQAPEGSPMREPSVIAAMAEASLAQGAIGVRLESPEHIGAVRRRCPQALIVGLWKRTLPGSAVYITPRWQDLQQVWAAGADVVAIDATDRPRPEHETLVEIVARARAMGIPLMADVDGIANGLRAAALGCHWVGTTLYGYTEDTSGLRPPAWNLLEPLRRQLSPEVILVCEGGIASAEQAAEAVSRGADAVVVGTAITGVDLQVAAYVKRLRA, via the coding sequence ATGACCAGCACTTCCGCCGCGGCCTTCGATCCATTGTCCGTCCGCTCTGTGCCCGGGCGATCCGCTCTGGCGGGCGGCCTGATCGTGTCCGTCCAAGCGCCGGAAGGATCACCGATGCGTGAACCGTCCGTGATCGCAGCCATGGCGGAAGCCAGCCTGGCCCAGGGCGCGATCGGGGTGCGGCTGGAGAGCCCCGAACACATCGGTGCCGTGCGTCGTCGCTGCCCACAGGCCCTGATCGTGGGGCTGTGGAAACGCACCCTTCCCGGCAGCGCCGTGTACATCACGCCACGCTGGCAGGACCTGCAGCAGGTGTGGGCGGCAGGAGCCGATGTGGTGGCCATCGATGCCACCGATCGCCCCAGACCGGAGCACGAAACCCTGGTCGAGATCGTTGCGCGGGCCAGGGCGATGGGCATTCCCCTGATGGCCGATGTCGATGGCATCGCCAATGGGCTGAGGGCTGCCGCCCTGGGCTGCCACTGGGTGGGAACCACTCTGTACGGCTACACGGAAGACACCTCCGGACTCAGACCTCCAGCCTGGAATCTGCTGGAGCCCCTGCGCCGCCAGCTTTCTCCGGAGGTGATCCTGGTCTGCGAGGGCGGCATCGCCTCGGCCGAGCAGGCCGCTGAGGCTGTCAGCCGAGGAGCCGATGCCGTGGTGGTGGGCACCGCCATCACCGGAGTGGATCTACAGGTGGCGGCCTACGTGAAGCGCTTGCGCGCCTGA
- a CDS encoding ABC transporter permease — MTSATPSYLSAGTPAEQEPSAFVEIRQETLALTRRLFLQLQRRPSTLVAGVLQPLIWLILFGALFANAPTGLLPGGESYGRFLGAGVIVFTAFSAALNAGLPVMFDREFGFLNRLLVAPLRSRSSIVLASVLYITSLSLVQSLAIMGTAALLGYGWPGGAGLLLVLVTLLLLVFAVTALSLGLAFALPGHIELIAVIFVANLPLLFASTALAPLAFMPAWLRWLAAINPLTFAIEPIRAAYAGQVSLSAVVMEAPYGSLTTTTCLLILTALAAGLFLLIRPLLDRKLA, encoded by the coding sequence ATGACCAGCGCCACGCCTTCCTACCTCTCAGCCGGCACCCCAGCGGAGCAAGAGCCCTCCGCCTTTGTCGAAATCCGTCAGGAAACCCTGGCGCTCACCCGCCGCCTCTTCCTGCAGTTGCAGCGTCGCCCCTCCACCCTGGTGGCCGGCGTTCTGCAGCCGCTGATCTGGCTGATCCTCTTCGGTGCCCTGTTCGCCAATGCGCCAACGGGGCTGCTGCCGGGGGGCGAGAGCTATGGCCGCTTCCTGGGGGCGGGGGTGATCGTGTTCACCGCCTTCAGCGCCGCCCTCAACGCCGGGCTGCCGGTGATGTTCGACCGGGAGTTCGGCTTCCTTAACCGTCTGCTGGTGGCGCCGCTGCGCTCACGCAGCTCGATCGTGCTGGCGTCGGTGCTCTACATCACCAGCCTCAGCCTGGTGCAGAGCCTGGCGATCATGGGCACCGCCGCCCTGCTGGGCTACGGCTGGCCGGGGGGTGCGGGGTTGCTGCTGGTGCTGGTCACCCTGCTGCTGCTGGTGTTCGCGGTGACGGCCCTCAGCCTCGGTCTCGCCTTTGCCCTGCCCGGCCACATCGAGCTGATCGCAGTGATCTTCGTGGCCAACCTGCCGCTGCTGTTTGCCAGCACCGCCCTGGCGCCGCTGGCCTTCATGCCGGCCTGGCTGCGCTGGCTGGCCGCGATCAATCCGCTCACCTTCGCGATCGAGCCGATCCGCGCCGCCTATGCCGGCCAGGTCAGTTTGTCGGCGGTGGTGATGGAGGCTCCCTACGGTTCACTCACCACCACCACCTGCCTGCTGATCCTCACCGCCCTGGCGGCCGGCCTGTTTCTGCTGATCCGCCCGCTTCTGGATCGCAAACTCGCCTGA